GATATCTAAACTAATTGCTCCTAAAACCATTTTAGAAATAGGAACCTATACGGGCTATTCAGCTTTGTGTTTAGCAGAAGGTCTTCAACAAAATGGAAAATTATATACCATTGATAAAAATGAAGAATTAGAAGAATTACAAAGTAAGTATTTCGAAAAATCTACTTTTTCTAATCAAATTCAACAATATATCGGTAACGCAATAGATATTATTCCAACGATAGAAGATAAGTTCGATTTGGTTTTTATAGATGCAGATAAATCTAATTACTTGAATTACTTTAACCTTATTATTGATAAGATGAATACTGGAGGAGTAATTTTATCTGATAATGTGTTATGGAGCGGTAAAGTAGTGGAAAAACTAGATGAAAAAGATATCGATACTAAAGTATTACTAGAATATAATCAATT
This genomic window from Tenacibaculum sp. 190524A05c contains:
- a CDS encoding O-methyltransferase; protein product: MHFLPEELDNYVVKHSQQEPTLLKELSRETWQKVLNPRMLSGAFQGRVLSMISKLIAPKTILEIGTYTGYSALCLAEGLQQNGKLYTIDKNEELEELQSKYFEKSTFSNQIQQYIGNAIDIIPTIEDKFDLVFIDADKSNYLNYFNLIIDKMNTGGVILSDNVLWSGKVVEKLDEKDIDTKVLLEYNQLLNEDERLETVLLPIRDGLTISRVK